Genomic DNA from Novosphingobium sp. TH158:
CAAGCAGATTTGGGCCATGACGCTTGCCCCCGGCAGCGAGACGAAACTGGTCTGGCGCTCGGCCGAAGTCGCCGGCGAATAGGCCCGCCTCAGTTCCCCAGAACGCCCTTCAGCAAGCCTCCCGCCTTGCCCAGCGGGTCGCTGCGCAGCTTGCCTTCCTCACCCGCGATATAGCGGAAGATGCCGTTGAGCGCCTGGTCGGTCACCGAATTGCCGAGCTTGTCGCGCGAAAGGCCTGCGGCACGAACGAGCGAATTGCTCCTCGCCAGCTTGTCCACCGCACCGAAGGCGCCCACCTTGACCAGGGCGGCATCGACCAGCGGACGGAACTTGCCCTTCAGCACCTCGCCCGACGAGCGGCGCAGATACTGGGTAGCGCCGTCGTTCTGCCCGACGATTCCCGGAACATCGGACAGCTTCAGCTGGTCTATCGCAGCGCGGAACACCGGCTTTGCCTCTTTCGCTGCCAGCCCGGCGGCATCGTTGAGCTTGCGCGTTATCCCGTCAGACAGGCCAAGCTTCTCTGCACCGCCCAGCAGCTTGCCGATGGTGCCCCCTGCCCCGCCAACCAGCGGCAGCATGATGCGGATGGCCGGATCGGCATAGAACGCCCCCGGCGTCGCAAGCTTGTCGAGCGCGGAATCGCTTGCCTTGCCGAGCAAGGACGAAAGGCCCGAGCCGACGCCAAGGTTGCCCAGCACCTGCGCCCGCGCCGTCAGCGGCAGCAGCATGACCCCTGTGCCGAGCGCTGCGACAACGGCGCGGCGATCCAGAATTGCCTTCGTGTCCATGGAAATACGACCCTCCACCGTCACCTTGGAGAGTTTCACGATTGCCGCCGCATTTCAATCGCCTGTTGCAAACTGTTACATCGCGGCATGGGCGCGGTGCCGCGCCCTCCACGCCCATCGGACACAGACGTAACTCGTCGAAACTTCGACACAACGGGCTGGCCCTTGCTCGCGCGCGCGCTAAGGTAAGCTGATGAAATTCCCGCATCCCGGAGTGCCCATGCGCCGTTTCCTCGTTCCCTCGCTGTTTGCCCTTGCCCTGTCCGCCTGCGCCAACCAGGCGCAGCGCCCGGCGGCTTCCGCACCGCCGCCTGCACCGGCTGTTCCATTCGTGGAACCCGCAGCGCAGCCCGCGCCACTGTCGCAACTGGTCAAGGCGGTGGACATTCCCTACGAGGAATTCACCCTGGCAAACGGCCTGCGCGTGCTTGTCCATACCGACCGCAAGGCCCCGATCGTCGGCGTGACGACCTACTACCGCGTCGGCTCCAAGCACGAACCGAAGGGCAAGACCGGGTTTGCCCACCTGTATGAGCACATCTTCTTCGGCGGATCGGAAAACGTCGAGAACTTCGACGTGCCGCTCGAGGCCGCGGGATCGACCAGCACCAACGGCTCCACCTGGTACGATCGCACCAATTATGTCGAGACCGTGCCCACCGGCGCGCTTGACCTTGCGCTGTTCATGGAGAGCGACCGCATGGGCCACCTGCTGGGCGCGGTGACGCAGGACAAGCTCGATAAGCAGCGCGGCGTTGTCCAGAACGAAAAGCGCCAGCGTGACAACCAGCCCTATGGCCTGGCCGACTACCTTGTCGGCGATGGCCTGCTGCCGGTCGGCCATCCCTATCGCCATTCGACGATCGGCTCGATGGCAGACCTCGATGCCGCGACTCTTTCCGACGTGCGCCAGTGGTTCAAGGACAATTACGGCCCTAACAACGTAGTCCTGGCGCTTTCGGGCGACATTGATGCGAAGACGGCGCGGCCGCTGGTGGAAAAGTGGTTCGGCTCGATCCCGCGCGGGCCGGAAGCGCCGCGTGTCGATGCCGGCCCGGTGACGCTTCCCGCAGCCGTTACCCGCGACATGACCGATCAGGTGCCGACCCTGCGGCTGACCCGCAACTGGACCGGGCCGGGCCTGAACGAGGAAGAGTCGGTCGCGCTCTCGGTCGGCCTCGATATCCTGGGTGGCCTGTCCAGCTCGCGGCTGGACAATGCGCTGGTGCGCGGCAGCCAGCAGGCGGTTTCGGTCAGCGCCAGCGCGCAGCAGCATGAACAGCTCAGCTTCATCGAGGCGCGAATGGACGTGAAGCCCGGCGTGGATCGCGCCGCCGCCGAAAAGGCCTTTGACGAAGTCATCGCAAAGTTCATCGCCGAAGGTCCGACCGAGGACGAAGTGCGCCGCTCCGCCACGCGTTCCGTCAGCTCGCAACTGAGCGCGCTTGAGGTGGTCGGCGATTTCGGCGGCAAGGGCTCGACCCTTGCCGAAGGCGCGCTCTATGCCAACGACCCGGCAAAGTACAAAAAGGACTTCGAAGCGCTTGCCGCGCTGACGCCGGAAAAGGTGCGAGCGGCTGTCGCCAAGTGGCTCTCGCGTCCGACACTGGCGGTAAACGTCGTGCCGGGCCAGCGCACCGAAAAGGGCGACACCATGGGCGGATGGGGTGATGAAGCCACCAGCCCGGCACGCGCCAAGGACCCGAAGAAGCCGGTCCCGCCCATCGCGAAGTCTGCCCCGCGCACGGCCCCGCCGGTTGCCCCCGTCGGCGACCTGGCCTTCCCCGCCGTCGAGCGCGCCACCCTTTCGAACGGAATCCCCGTCGCGCTGGCGCGTCGCACGGCGGTGCCGAAGGTGGTGGTAAGCCTTGATATCGATGCCGGCACCAGTGCCGACCTGCTCGATACGCCGGGCACCCAGTCGCTCATGCTGTCGCTGCTCGATGAAGGCACGCGCACGCGCAGCTCGGTCCAGATTGCCGAGGAGCAGGAGCGCCTGGGCGCGACGATCTCGGCCGGGGCACGGCTCGACAGTTCCTCGGTCGTGCTCGATGCGCTGAGCGCCAACCTTGCGCCTTCGCTGGCCTTGATGGCCGACGTCACGCTCAACCCCGCATTCGCTCCGGGCGAGGTCGCCCGCGTGAAGACGCAGCAACTGGCGCGTCTGGCGCAGGTAAAGGCCAATCCTTCGGCCCTTGCCGGACGCAGCCTTTCGCCCCTGCTGTTCGGACCGGCCCACCCCTATGGCCTGCCCGGCGACGGACTGGGCGAGACGGAGACCGTTTCCGCCCTCACCCCCCAGGCACTCGCCGCTGCGCACGGCAAGTGGTTCCGCCCCGATCTCGCCCGGATCACCGTAGTGGGCGACATTACGATGGACCAGTTGAAGCCGATGCTGGAAAAGGCATTCGGCGGCTGGGCCGTGCCTGCTACTGCCGCCCCGAAGAAGCCGCTTTCCGCGCCGGTGCCCGCGCCCAATCCGCGCATCGTCCTGATCGACCGGCCCAATTCGCCGCAGTCGGTGATCGTTGGCGGACGGGTCCTTCCGATTACCGGGCGTGACCAGGACAAGGAAGCGCTGGACCTTGCCAACGAAGTGCTCGGCAACGGCTTCCTCAGCCGTCTCAACCTCGACCTGCGCGAGGACAAGGGCTGGTCCTATGGCGTGCGCTCTGCCGTCGCCAGCCCGCTGGGGCCACGCAGCTTCACCATCTCAGCCCCGGTCCAGGCCGACCGCACGGGTGATTCGATTCGCCTGCTGCTGGACAACATGGTCGCCTTCCCGGGCAAGAAACCGGTCGATCCGATCGAATACAACCGCGTGACGGACGGAAATATTCGCGGGCTGCCCAACCGCTTCCAGACCAATGGGCAGGTCCTCTCCGCCGTTGTCGGCAATGATCGCCTGGGTCGCCCGGACAATTACTATGCCACCCTGCCCACCCGTTACCGGGCAATTGACGCTACGGCACTCAACAACGCCGCCAAGACGTTCCTCCAGCCGGAAGGACTGGTCTTCGTCGTGGTCGGCGATCGCAAGGTGGTCGAGCCGCAGCTCAAGTCGCTGGGCATGCCGGTGGAACTGCGCGAAGCGCCGAAACAGGGCAATTGACAGCCGGCACGAAAGGCCGTTGAACCCCGCCAGAAACCCTTTTTGAAGGAGAGCATGATGTCTGTTGCCGGCACTTACGAAGTCAACGTCAAGACGCCCATGGGCGATCAGGCCGGGACGTTCACCGTCGTCGTCGATGGTGACAGCTTCACCGGTTCGATGGCCGGCGGCATGGGCGCGATGGAAGTGGCCAACGGCAAGGTCGATGGCAACACGCTGACCTGGTCCATGGACATGAAGGTGCCGATGCCGATGACGCTGGAATGCACCGCCACGGTCGATGGCGATGCGATCAACGGTGACGTCAAGGCTGGTGTCTTCGGCTCGATGCCGCTTTCGGGCAAGCGCGCCGCCTGATCCGGAACCAATGCAGAAGCCCGCGTGCGGTATCCCGCGCGCGGGCTTTTTGCTGCCTAATCGAACGCCGGCCCTGCGGCCCAGAGCATGGCATCGTCGCGTGCCACCACGGCCAGGGCAAGCCCGGCTTGCCGGGCCCGACGAACGGCAAGGTCCGTTGGCGCCGAGATAGCGACGAGCAAGGGGCAACGGGCCCGCACGGCCTTCTCCACCAGTTCATAGGATGCCCGCGAAGTCACGGCCATAAAGCCCTGATTTGCCGCCATTTCCTGACGGACGAGCGCACCGATGACCTTGTCCAGCGCATTGTGCCGGCCAACGTCTTCGCGCAGGACCAGCACCTGCCCTTCCCGGTCGCAAAATGCCGCAGCATGCGTTGCCGCAGTTGCATTGCCCAAGGCCTGAGCAGCGCGCATGGCCATCAGCGCATGCCGGATAGCCTCACCTTGCGGCAATGGTGCGGGCGGCATCGGCTCAAGCGGGCGCAGGGCCAGTTCGATGCTTTCGATGCCGCAGATGCCGCAGGAACTGTCACCCAGCCGGCGCCGCGCCCGCTCCAGCACCGGCTCTGCGCGGTGGGGCGGCAGGGTGACGCGGGCGATGAAGCCCTGCCCCTCAACTTCGTGCAAACCGACCGGCCCGATCTCTTCTGCCCAGGCAAGTCCTTCGGAGAGCAGGAAGCCGATGACGAAGTCTTCCAGATCGCAGGGCGTCGCCATCATCACGGCATAGGCCACGCCGTTGATCTCGATCGCGACTGGCGCTTCGATGGCGATGGCCCGGTCTTCCGGCACCAGCGACTGGGCATAGTCGCTGCGCAGGACGGGCATCGTCACAGTGCCCGCTGGCGAGGGGCGCATTCGCTTCATACCTGCGGGTATGGCACAGCGGCGCTACAGGGCAACCGCAAGCGAGGGGCTCGCCCCGGCCGGATTCAGCACCTCGCCAATCACCGCCGCGCCAGCATGACCGTGCCGCTGGAAACAGCCGAGCACCTGATCGAGCGCATCGGGCGAACAGGAAACCAACAGGCCGCCCGACGTCTGCGGATCAGTGATCAATGCCCGGTCCTCGACAGAAAAATCATCCGGTAGAATGACCTGTGACTGATAGCTCATCCAGTTCCTGTTGGATGCCCCGGTCACGAACCCGGCCCCGGCAAGGCCCCTGACCCCGCGAAGCAACGGCACTTGCCGCCAGTCGATCGCAATGTCGCAGCCGCTTCCCCGCGCCATTTCCAGCGCATGCCCGGCAAGGCCGAAACCGGTAACATCGGTCATGGCCTGCACGCCTTCGATTGCCGCAAGCTCCGGCCCGGGGCTGTTAAGGCGCGTCGTGCTCTCGATCATCTCCGCATACCCGGCGGGGTCAAGCGCCCCCTTCTTCAGCGCCGCCGAGAGCACGCCGACACCCAGGGGCTTGCCGAGCACAAGGACGTCCCCCGGCCGCGCCCCGCGATTGGTCAGCACGCGGTCGGGATGGACCACGCCGATGGCAACAAGACCGTAGATCGCCTCAACCGAGTCAATCGAATGTCCGCCGGCGACCGGGATGCCAGCCGCTGCCGCTGCCGCCGCCCCGCCCTCCAGGATGCGGCCGATGGTTTGCGGGCTGAGAACATTGATCGGCATGCCGACCAGCGCCAGGGCCATGATCGGCCTGCCGCCCATGGCATAGACATCGCTGATCGCATTTGTCGCGGCAATGCGGCCGAAATCGTGCGGGTCATCGACGATTGGCATGAAGAAATCGGTGGTGGCAACAATCGCCAGATCGTCCGCCACGCGATAGACGGCGGCATCATCGCTCGTCTCGATTCCGACCAGCAATTCCGCGGGCAAAGGCAAACCTGAAGTGGACTTGAGGATTTCCGAAAGCACCCCGGGCGCAATCTTGCAGCCGCAGCCGCCGCCGTGGCTGAGCGAAGTGAGGCGGGGTTCATCAGACATCAAAGCAGTTCCAGTTGTTCAAGAAATCCAGCCTCGTCATCAAGGCAGCGCAGGTCGAGCAGCAGGGCACCGTCGTGAATCCGGCCGATGACCGGCACTGGCAGCGCGCGGAACCGGGCAGCGAGTTTTTCAAGCGCCCGTCCCGGCTTGCCCTGCGGGCGCATGGCGAGAGCGAGTGAAGGAATGGCCCTGTCAGGCAACGATCCCGACCCCGCCTGGGCCGTGCTGGTGACTGTGCGAACCTTCCAGTCCTCGCCCAGAGCCGCCGCGAGGCAGGGTCCGATGCGCTGTCCCAGCGCCTCCATCTCCTCAAGTGGCCGGGTCAGCGCGCGGAGTGCGGGAAGGTCGCGCGCCAGCAGGTCCGGCTTGCGATAGGCCAGCAGCGTTGCTTCAAGCGCGGCAAGGGTGATCTTGCCCACGCGAAGCGCGCGCTTGAGCGGGTGGCGGCGGATCCTGGCGATAAGGTCCTTGCGCCCGACGATCAGGCCTGCCTGTGGCCCGCCGAGCAACTTGTCGCTGCTGAAGGTAACCACGTCGACCCCGGCGGCGATGCAGTCGCGCACGACAGGCTCCTTGGGCAAGCCGAGTTCGGTCATGTCAATGAGGCTGCCCGCGCCAAGGTCTTCGATGAACGGCAGGTCGTGCGCATGGGCAATGGCGGCCACTTCGGCCTGCGCCACTTCGGCGGTGAAGCCGGAGATCCGGTAATTGCTGGCGTGGACCTTCATCAGCGCCGCTGTGCGCGGGCCGATCGCCTGTTCGAAATCGCGGGCGTGGGTGCGGTTGGTCGTGCCGACTTCCACCAGCCGGACATTTGCCGCGCGCATCACGTCGGGAATGCGGAAGGCTCCGCCGATCTCCACCAGTTCGCCCCGGCTGACCACCACTTCGCGCCGCGCCGCAAGGGCCGCCAGCACCAGCAGCACGGCCGCGGCGTTGTTGTTGACCACTGTCGCCGCTTCCGCCCCGGTCAGTTCGCAGAGCAGGCCTTCGACAACTGTGTCGCGATCTCCCCTGCTCCCACCGGCAAGGTCAAATTCAAGCGCGCAGGGCGCCCGCATCGCCAGGTCAGCTGCCGCGACCGCCGCCTCGGAAAGGACCGCGCGGCCAAGGTTGGTGTGCAGCACCGTGCCGGTGAGGTTGAATACCCGGCGCAGGCTGGATTGCGCGCGCGATGCCAGCTCTTCGCAGACCTTTGAGGCAAGGCCTGCGGGATCCGGCACATCACAGGCCGGGTCAGCCCGGTAACCGGCAAGGACCGTGCGCACGGCCTGCGCCGTCGCCGCATGGCCGTGCTCGGCCCGCGCCGCAGCAAGCTCTGGCAGGCGCAACAGGGCATCGACGGAGGGCAGGCGGCGCATCGCGGCTTTGGGGACGATTTCATCGCCCGGCGCAAGCGCAAAGTCGAATGGACGCACCGCAGCCGCGAATTCGACGATCCGCCCTTGCGAGGTAAGGCATTCTTGCGCCAAGTCGCTTGCAGAGAAAATCGTGTTGGGGAGAATTTCCGGTGACCAGCCCTAAGGCCGCGGTAACGCTTCCCCAGCTCCTGCGCGCCAGCGCCGCTGCCTATGGCGATGCCGTGGCTGTCCGCGCCGAAGGCACCGACGGGATGGAAGAAGCGATCAGCTTTGCCGAGCTGGAACGGCAATCGGCGCAGTTGGCGCGCGGCTTGCTGGCACGCGGCGTCGGCAAGGGTTCGCGCGTCGGCTTCATCTTAGGCAACGGCCCGGGCTTTGCCGTAATGCTCGCCGCTACGGCGCGGATCGGCGCGGTGGCGATACCGATATCGACCCTGATCAAGGCAGGCGAACTGGTGCGCGTCCTGCGCCAGTCGGACATCGGCGGCCTGATCCTGCAACGCGAATTCATGGGTTATGACTATGCGGCGCGCGTCGCCGAGGCGCTGCCGGCGCTCTCTGCCGATGGAAAATCCATCCAACTTGCAGAAGTCCCCTACCTGCGCTGGATCGTTTCAGCCGGCGCCGGCCTGCCGGGGGGCATCCGCGACTTGTCCTGGCTGACCGATGCGGCAGACGAAGTCAGCGAAGAGATCCTGCTTTCAGTGGAGAGCGAGGTTCACCCATCGGACCAGATGGTGGAAATCTACACCTCCGGTTCCATGGCGCTGCCCAAGGGCGTGCGCCACAATCACGGCCCGGTGCTGTTCCGCACCGGCTACCTTCGCGGCATGCTCGGCATCGAAAAGGGCAAGGACGTAATTGCGCAGTTGCCCATGTTCTGGATCGGCGGACTGATGATGTACCTGATGCCGGGCCTGCAGGCGGGCGCGACCGTGGTCTGCCCGGGCCGCACGCTCAGCAACAGCCGCTACGCCATGGGCTCGGTGCTGACCGAGGAAGACCTTGCCGCCTTGTCGAAACAGCCCAAGCCCTGGTGGGGTCTGGGGATGAGCGAAACGTTGGGGCCCTATTCCTATGCCGACGAGTTCCGCGCGCCCGGAAGGCCCCTCTGCGCACCGATGGACCATTTCGCCGACGGCTATGACATCCGCATCGCCGACGAAAACAACCAGCCCGTCCCCGATGGCGGGATCGGCGAGATGCAGGTGCGCGGCTATCCGGTGACCCCGGGCCTGCACAAGATCGAGCGTTCCGTCCACTTCACGCCCGACGGCTATTACCGCACCGGCGACATGTGCGAGGTTGAGGGCAGCCGCGTACACTTCGTCGGGCGCGACGGCGACATGATCAAGACCGCCGGATCGAACGTATCGCCAGCCGAAGTCGAGATGGAATTGCAGGCGCTCGACACGGTCGAGGCAGCCTACGTCTTCGGCCTGCCCGACAAGGAACGCGGGCAGCTGGTGGTTGCCGCGGTGATCGCCGCCGACGGCTGCGATCCGGATTTCGCGGAGATCGAGGCGGCCATGCGCCAGCGGCTGTCCGGCTACAAGGTGCCTCGCGCCTGGGTATGGATTACCCGCGAGGAGGTGCCGATCCTGCATTCGAACAAGGTGGCACGCCGTGAACTGGTGAAGCTGGTGGCACAAAGACTGGGCCGCGCGACAGCCTGACCGCCGCCAGCGGGAGCATCTGCTGCAATCCGGTCAGCGACGGACGCGCTCGAACAGGTCGATCAGCTCGTTGAACTTGGCCCTTTGCTCCGCCGGGTCGCCCGAGCCGATCGCGTCGGAAACGCAGCAGGCGGCATGGTCCTTGAGCACGGCGCTTTCCACCTTGGCCAGTGCTGCCTTTACTGCGTGCAGCTGTTGCAGCACGTCGATGCAATAACGGTCGTCGCTGACCATCTGGGCGATGCCGCGCACCTGCCCTTCGATACGTTTCAACCGGTTCAGCGTTGCGGCCTTGCTCTTCCCCATGGCGCCCTCTTGCCATACCCCCGGGGGGGTATTTATATCCCGAAAGCCCAGCAGGAGCAAGCAGTGTCCGAACCGATAAACCTGTCGCGCCGCGGATTGATCCGGGGCCTTGGTACCGGGGCCGCGCTGGCAGCAGCCCCGGCATGGGCCCGGGGAGCCAATCTTTCCGAACAGGCGACCGGCCTGATCCGCGCCGGCTTCGACGAAGTCCGCGGCCCGGTGATCGACCTTTCCGTCGGCGCGGGCATGCGCATGGTCCAGGGCAGGCGCGGGCGCGGGGTTGCCGTGAACGGCAGCGTGCCGGGCCCGCTGGTGCGCCTGCGCGAAGGACAGAACATCCGCCTGAACGTTACCAACCACCTTGACGAGGACACTTCTATCCACTGGCACGGCCTGCTGCTGCCGTTCCAGTTCGATGGCGTTCCCGGCGTCAGCTTCCCGGGCATCAAGCCGCACCAGACCTTCACTTACGAGTTTCCCGTCAGACAATCGGGCACCTACTGGTATCACAGCCACTCGGGCCTACAGGAGCAATCGGGACATTACGGCCCCCTGATCATCGATCCTGTAGCCGGCGAGCCGGTACGCACCGATCGCGACTATATCCTGCTGCTCAGCGAGTTCACCCCGCTCCACCCCAAGTTCATCATGCAGCGTCTGCGCACCGGCGAGCACTATTTCAACCGGCAGCTGCCAAGCTGGACCGACAAGTACCCGATGATCGGCGAGGAACGGCGGATGTGGGCGCAGATGCGCATGTCGCCCACCGACATCGCCGATGTCAGCGCGCCGACCTATACCTACCTCGCCAACGGGCGCGGACCGAAGGAGGGGATGGAATACCTGTTCACGCCTGGCGAGAAGGTGCGGCTGCGCCTGATCAACGGCGGGGCGATGACCTATTTCAACGTCCGCATTCCCGGCCTTGCCATGACCGTGATCGCCGCAGACGGCCAGAACGTGCGCCCGGTGGAAGTGGACGAGCTGCAGATCGCGGTGGGCGAAACCTATGACGTGGTGGTCGAGCCGCGCGGCGAGGAGGCCTACGCCATCGTTTGCGAATCGATGGACCGCTCGGGCATGGCGCTGGCCATGCTGGCTAGCCGCCCCGGTGCGCGCGCGCCGGTTCCCGCCCTGCGCGAACCGCCGCTGCTGACCATGGCCGACATGGGCATGAACCATGGCCCCAGCGATGGCTGCCAAGCGGGAACGGACCACGGAGGCATGGACCACGGCGGGATGGACCATTCGGCGATGGGGCATGCAGGCATGGATCATGGCGCCGGAAAGGCCGGCACCGGCGATGGTGGGCAAGCAGCGCCAAAGGGAGCGTCGGGGCACAGCATGAAGGGCATGCCGATGCGCGATATCTCGCTGCTGCCGCCCGATGTCGCCATCGGTCCGGGCCTCGACATGGTCTCGATGGCCCCGGTGGACAAGCTGGGCGATCCCGGGCTGGGCCTGCGCGATGTGAAGCACCGGGTGCTGAATTACCGGATGCTGAGCGCGCTTGAGCCCAACGCCGACACGCGTGAGCCTTCGCGGCTGCTGGAAATCCACCTTACCGGCAACATGGAACGCTACATGTGGTCGTTCGACGGACGCATGTTCGATGCGGTGAGCGACGTTCCGATCCGCTTTGCCTGGAAAGAGCGGGTGCGCGTCAAGCTCGTCAACAACACCATGATGGCTCACCCCATCCACCTGCACGGCATGTTCTTCGAACTGGTCAATGGCCAGCCGCCCGCTCACCAGCCGCGCAAGAACATCGTCACGGTCCAGCCCGGTGCCAGCGCCACCTTCGA
This window encodes:
- a CDS encoding DUF4197 domain-containing protein, coding for MKLSKVTVEGRISMDTKAILDRRAVVAALGTGVMLLPLTARAQVLGNLGVGSGLSSLLGKASDSALDKLATPGAFYADPAIRIMLPLVGGAGGTIGKLLGGAEKLGLSDGITRKLNDAAGLAAKEAKPVFRAAIDQLKLSDVPGIVGQNDGATQYLRRSSGEVLKGKFRPLVDAALVKVGAFGAVDKLARSNSLVRAAGLSRDKLGNSVTDQALNGIFRYIAGEEGKLRSDPLGKAGGLLKGVLGN
- a CDS encoding pitrilysin family protein, with the protein product MKFPHPGVPMRRFLVPSLFALALSACANQAQRPAASAPPPAPAVPFVEPAAQPAPLSQLVKAVDIPYEEFTLANGLRVLVHTDRKAPIVGVTTYYRVGSKHEPKGKTGFAHLYEHIFFGGSENVENFDVPLEAAGSTSTNGSTWYDRTNYVETVPTGALDLALFMESDRMGHLLGAVTQDKLDKQRGVVQNEKRQRDNQPYGLADYLVGDGLLPVGHPYRHSTIGSMADLDAATLSDVRQWFKDNYGPNNVVLALSGDIDAKTARPLVEKWFGSIPRGPEAPRVDAGPVTLPAAVTRDMTDQVPTLRLTRNWTGPGLNEEESVALSVGLDILGGLSSSRLDNALVRGSQQAVSVSASAQQHEQLSFIEARMDVKPGVDRAAAEKAFDEVIAKFIAEGPTEDEVRRSATRSVSSQLSALEVVGDFGGKGSTLAEGALYANDPAKYKKDFEALAALTPEKVRAAVAKWLSRPTLAVNVVPGQRTEKGDTMGGWGDEATSPARAKDPKKPVPPIAKSAPRTAPPVAPVGDLAFPAVERATLSNGIPVALARRTAVPKVVVSLDIDAGTSADLLDTPGTQSLMLSLLDEGTRTRSSVQIAEEQERLGATISAGARLDSSSVVLDALSANLAPSLALMADVTLNPAFAPGEVARVKTQQLARLAQVKANPSALAGRSLSPLLFGPAHPYGLPGDGLGETETVSALTPQALAAAHGKWFRPDLARITVVGDITMDQLKPMLEKAFGGWAVPATAAPKKPLSAPVPAPNPRIVLIDRPNSPQSVIVGGRVLPITGRDQDKEALDLANEVLGNGFLSRLNLDLREDKGWSYGVRSAVASPLGPRSFTISAPVQADRTGDSIRLLLDNMVAFPGKKPVDPIEYNRVTDGNIRGLPNRFQTNGQVLSAVVGNDRLGRPDNYYATLPTRYRAIDATALNNAAKTFLQPEGLVFVVVGDRKVVEPQLKSLGMPVELREAPKQGN
- the fdhD gene encoding formate dehydrogenase accessory sulfurtransferase FdhD; translation: MKRMRPSPAGTVTMPVLRSDYAQSLVPEDRAIAIEAPVAIEINGVAYAVMMATPCDLEDFVIGFLLSEGLAWAEEIGPVGLHEVEGQGFIARVTLPPHRAEPVLERARRRLGDSSCGICGIESIELALRPLEPMPPAPLPQGEAIRHALMAMRAAQALGNATAATHAAAFCDREGQVLVLREDVGRHNALDKVIGALVRQEMAANQGFMAVTSRASYELVEKAVRARCPLLVAISAPTDLAVRRARQAGLALAVVARDDAMLWAAGPAFD
- the selD gene encoding selenide, water dikinase SelD; the encoded protein is MSDEPRLTSLSHGGGCGCKIAPGVLSEILKSTSGLPLPAELLVGIETSDDAAVYRVADDLAIVATTDFFMPIVDDPHDFGRIAATNAISDVYAMGGRPIMALALVGMPINVLSPQTIGRILEGGAAAAAAAGIPVAGGHSIDSVEAIYGLVAIGVVHPDRVLTNRGARPGDVLVLGKPLGVGVLSAALKKGALDPAGYAEMIESTTRLNSPGPELAAIEGVQAMTDVTGFGLAGHALEMARGSGCDIAIDWRQVPLLRGVRGLAGAGFVTGASNRNWMSYQSQVILPDDFSVEDRALITDPQTSGGLLVSCSPDALDQVLGCFQRHGHAGAAVIGEVLNPAGASPSLAVAL
- the selA gene encoding L-seryl-tRNA(Sec) selenium transferase; translated protein: MAQECLTSQGRIVEFAAAVRPFDFALAPGDEIVPKAAMRRLPSVDALLRLPELAAARAEHGHAATAQAVRTVLAGYRADPACDVPDPAGLASKVCEELASRAQSSLRRVFNLTGTVLHTNLGRAVLSEAAVAAADLAMRAPCALEFDLAGGSRGDRDTVVEGLLCELTGAEAATVVNNNAAAVLLVLAALAARREVVVSRGELVEIGGAFRIPDVMRAANVRLVEVGTTNRTHARDFEQAIGPRTAALMKVHASNYRISGFTAEVAQAEVAAIAHAHDLPFIEDLGAGSLIDMTELGLPKEPVVRDCIAAGVDVVTFSSDKLLGGPQAGLIVGRKDLIARIRRHPLKRALRVGKITLAALEATLLAYRKPDLLARDLPALRALTRPLEEMEALGQRIGPCLAAALGEDWKVRTVTSTAQAGSGSLPDRAIPSLALAMRPQGKPGRALEKLAARFRALPVPVIGRIHDGALLLDLRCLDDEAGFLEQLELL
- a CDS encoding class I adenylate-forming enzyme family protein, encoding MTSPKAAVTLPQLLRASAAAYGDAVAVRAEGTDGMEEAISFAELERQSAQLARGLLARGVGKGSRVGFILGNGPGFAVMLAATARIGAVAIPISTLIKAGELVRVLRQSDIGGLILQREFMGYDYAARVAEALPALSADGKSIQLAEVPYLRWIVSAGAGLPGGIRDLSWLTDAADEVSEEILLSVESEVHPSDQMVEIYTSGSMALPKGVRHNHGPVLFRTGYLRGMLGIEKGKDVIAQLPMFWIGGLMMYLMPGLQAGATVVCPGRTLSNSRYAMGSVLTEEDLAALSKQPKPWWGLGMSETLGPYSYADEFRAPGRPLCAPMDHFADGYDIRIADENNQPVPDGGIGEMQVRGYPVTPGLHKIERSVHFTPDGYYRTGDMCEVEGSRVHFVGRDGDMIKTAGSNVSPAEVEMELQALDTVEAAYVFGLPDKERGQLVVAAVIAADGCDPDFAEIEAAMRQRLSGYKVPRAWVWITREEVPILHSNKVARRELVKLVAQRLGRATA
- a CDS encoding metal-sensitive transcriptional regulator, whose product is MGKSKAATLNRLKRIEGQVRGIAQMVSDDRYCIDVLQQLHAVKAALAKVESAVLKDHAACCVSDAIGSGDPAEQRAKFNELIDLFERVRR
- a CDS encoding copper resistance system multicopper oxidase, which encodes MSEPINLSRRGLIRGLGTGAALAAAPAWARGANLSEQATGLIRAGFDEVRGPVIDLSVGAGMRMVQGRRGRGVAVNGSVPGPLVRLREGQNIRLNVTNHLDEDTSIHWHGLLLPFQFDGVPGVSFPGIKPHQTFTYEFPVRQSGTYWYHSHSGLQEQSGHYGPLIIDPVAGEPVRTDRDYILLLSEFTPLHPKFIMQRLRTGEHYFNRQLPSWTDKYPMIGEERRMWAQMRMSPTDIADVSAPTYTYLANGRGPKEGMEYLFTPGEKVRLRLINGGAMTYFNVRIPGLAMTVIAADGQNVRPVEVDELQIAVGETYDVVVEPRGEEAYAIVCESMDRSGMALAMLASRPGARAPVPALREPPLLTMADMGMNHGPSDGCQAGTDHGGMDHGGMDHSAMGHAGMDHGAGKAGTGDGGQAAPKGASGHSMKGMPMRDISLLPPDVAIGPGLDMVSMAPVDKLGDPGLGLRDVKHRVLNYRMLSALEPNADTREPSRLLEIHLTGNMERYMWSFDGRMFDAVSDVPIRFAWKERVRVKLVNNTMMAHPIHLHGMFFELVNGQPPAHQPRKNIVTVQPGASATFDLTANEPGDWAFHCHLLYHMHGGMMQIVTVMGPGDKP